DNA sequence from the Eisenibacter elegans DSM 3317 genome:
ACCAACATCGGTAGAACAAAGCCTGCCAAACACCATAGGCTGTACAGGCGGCGGAAAAACCATTTCATATCACAAAGCTACGCTAATTTTTGGGTTCGGGAGTGGCTATTCGTCCGAATGCGTGTCTGTGGTGCTCAATTGCTCTCGGCTGCGGACAATATCTACTGCCGCAAAAATAGCAGCCAACATCGAGCCTTCGTCTGCAATGCCCTTGCCGGCGATGTCGTAGGCCGTGCCATGGTCAGGAGAAGTACGTACTACTGGTAAGCCGGCAGTAAAGTTGACTCCATCATCAAAAGCCATCATCTTGAAGGGAATCAGCCCTTGGTCATGATACATCGCCAATACTGCATCATAGCGGCGGTAGTCGTGGCTGGCAAAAAAGCCATCTGCCGGAAAAGGACCATACACCAAGTGGCCCTGTTTTTTGAAATCTACAATCACCGGGCGGATGATTTGCTGCTCTTCTGTACCCAGCAGACCGTCTTCGCCGGCGTGAGGGTTCAGCCCCAATACGGCAACCTTGGGGCGGGCGATGCCAAAATCTTGGCGCAGCGACTGAAGCATCAGCTGGAGCTTGCGGCTAATGCGCTCAGCACTCAGCTGGCGGGCGACCTCTTGGTGAGGAATATGCCCCGTAACCACGCCCACCCGGATGCGCTCCGACACCAAGAACATCAGGCTGTCTTGTTGGCCAAACTGCTCCGTAAAATACTCCGTATGCCCCGCAAAACGGAAGCCTTCCTGCTGGATATTATGTTTGTTGATAGGAGCCGTAACAACAGCATCCAAAAAGCCATTCTTCAGGTCTTCGGTGGCTTTTTGTAAGGCCAAAAAAGCAAACTTACCTGAGTCTTCTGTAGGGCTGCCGGGCTGTATCTCAACCTGCTTGGTATCCCAAGTCGTAACCAGATTGGTCTTTTTGTGCGTAATTTGGTCTATTGAGGGGATGGTATTGATAAACCAGTCCTTCAGGTCTAGTAGCTTACGGTAGCGCGCCACTATCTTCATAGAGCCATAGAGCACCGGTGTACATATCTTGAGGATGCGGTTGTTGTCTAGGGCCTTGAGGAGCACTTCAATACCGATACCGTTGTAGTCGCCCATCGTAATGCCGATGACGGGGCGCTCGTGTGGTGATTTATGTTGCATAGCAATTTTAGGGGAATCTGGGGGAGAGACTCCAAAGGTGGCTTCCCTTGGAGCCTCGATACATTAACGGAAGCGTGGGGCCACCACCAGCTCTTTGTTGCCGGCTTGGTATTCGTAGAAGCCGATGCCTGATTTTACGCCTTTGTGGCCGGCTTCGACCATATTGACCAGCAGCGGGCACGGAGCGTATTTGGGGTTGCCCAAGCCTTCGTGCATCACACGCAAGATGTATAGACACACATCTAGGCCAATAAAATCGGCCAATTGGAGCGGGCCCATAGGGTGTGCCATGCCAAGCTTCATCACGGTATCGATTTCTGACACACCGCCTACGCCTTCGTACAGCGCATAAATCGCCTCGTTGATCATTGGCAACAAGATGCGGTTGGCCACAAAGCCCGGGTAGTCGTTTACTGCCGTAGGTACTTTGCTAATATTCTTAGACAGCGCCAAAATGGTCTCAGTAGTTTCGGCGCTGGTAGCATAGCCATTGATTACCTCTACCAACTTCATCACCGGTACAGGGTTCATAAAATGCATCCCGATTACCTTGTCAGGGCGCTTGGTTACGGCGGCTATCTGGGTGATAGAGATAGACGAGGTATTGGTGGCCAAGATGGTATGTGCAGGCGCGAGGCTGTCGAGCTGGACAAAGATTTTCTTCTTGAGCTCAATGTTTTCAGTGGCAGCTTCTACGATGAGATCTGCCTTGGGGGCGGCTTCTTCGATATTGGTGTAGGTCGTGATGCGCGCCAGCGTAGCGGCTTGGTCGGCCTCGCTGAGGCTGCCTTTGGCCACTTGGCGGCTTAGGTTCTTGTCGATAGTTTGGAGGGCTTTTTGGAGGGCTTCTGCCGAAATATCGACTAGCGAAACCTCATAGCCGTATTGTGCAAATACGTGGGCGATGCCGTTGCCCATAGTGCCCGAACCGATGACAGTGATATTTTTCATATTTAGAGGGAATGTGTATAGCGTGATGAATCAATCGAATCGTAAAAGGCAAAATTACAGAAATTATGCGTTTTTCCGAACACCGACAGCCGCAAAAGCCCACAAAGCCCATTGCCTGCTTGGCAGCCCCTAATAACGACACAGAGCCAAAGATAGGAAATCAAACGATAGAGAGATAAAACACTGAAAGATAGCAAGTTGCGCTTGGGCGCGCCAGCCTGCAAATCGAATATTTTTGAGCCTAAATTTTTAATTTTTGCCAAAATCATATAGCTTAGTGCAAAAATCAACGTACTACCCAAACGAATCGGATTTACCATGAATATTCACGAATATCAAGCCAAGGAGACTTTCAACGCCTACGGGGTGGGTATCCAGCGCGGCATTGTGGCCGATACTCCCGAAAAAGCCCTCGAAGCTGCCCAAAAACTCAACGCCGACACTGGCACAAGCTGGTATGTCATCAAAGCCCAAATCCACGCCGGTGGCCGTGGCAAAGGCGGTGGTGTGAAGCTGGCCAAAAGCTTGGATGATGTGAAGACCATCTCCTCACAAATCATCGGGATGCAATTGGTAACTCCCCAAACAGGCCCCGAAGGCAAAAAAGTACACCAAGTGCTAGTAGCAGAAGATGTGTACTACCCCGGAGAATCAGAGCCGAAAGAATTTTATGTCAGCATCTTGCTCGACCGCCAAAGCGGACGCAATGCCATCATCGCCAGTACAGAAGGCGGGATGGATATTGAAGAGGTAGCCGAAAAGACTCCTGAGAAAATCATCACCGAAATCATTGACCCTAAAATCGGTCTGCGCGACTTCCAAGTGCGCAAGCTTGCTTTTGCTCTCGGCCTCGAAGGCAAAGCATTTAAGGAAATGGTGAGCTTCATCAAAAACTTGTACAAGGCATATGAAGGCATCGATGCTTCGTTGGTAGAAGTAAACCCTGCCCTCAAAACTTCTGACAACCGCATCATCGCCGTAGATGGTAAAGTAAACATCGATGACAATGCCCTCTACCGCCAGCCCAAAATCGAAGAGATGCGTGATGAGCGCGAAGAGGATCCCTTCGAAGTAGAAGCCCGTGCCTCACATCTCAACTATGTAAAGCTCGAAGGCAACGTAGGTTGTATGGTGAATGGCGCTGGTTTGGCGATGGCCACAATGGATATGATCAAGCTCTCTGGTGGCGACCCTGCCAACTTCCTCGATGTAGGGGGTGGCGCCAATGCCAAAACAGTAGAGGCTGGTTTCCGCCTGATTTTGAAAGACCCCAACGTAAAAGCTATCCTGATCAACATCTTCGGAGGCATTGTCCGTTGTGATCGTGTAGCCAACGGAGTGGTAGAAGCTTACAAAAACATTGGCGACATCCAAGTACCAATCATTGTGCGTTTGCAAGGAACCAACGCCGAAGAAGGTGCCAAAATCATTGATGAGTCTGGCCTGAAAGTATACTCAGCCATCTCTCTCAAAGAAGCCGCCGAACGCGTAAAGCAAGTATTGGCCTAAGCCATAGTATATACTTTGCCTCAAAAGAATCGCCTCAAGTTTTGGGGCGATTTTTTTGCCATATCACCCCAAAACGATATGG
Encoded proteins:
- the sucC gene encoding ADP-forming succinate--CoA ligase subunit beta, with the protein product MNIHEYQAKETFNAYGVGIQRGIVADTPEKALEAAQKLNADTGTSWYVIKAQIHAGGRGKGGGVKLAKSLDDVKTISSQIIGMQLVTPQTGPEGKKVHQVLVAEDVYYPGESEPKEFYVSILLDRQSGRNAIIASTEGGMDIEEVAEKTPEKIITEIIDPKIGLRDFQVRKLAFALGLEGKAFKEMVSFIKNLYKAYEGIDASLVEVNPALKTSDNRIIAVDGKVNIDDNALYRQPKIEEMRDEREEDPFEVEARASHLNYVKLEGNVGCMVNGAGLAMATMDMIKLSGGDPANFLDVGGGANAKTVEAGFRLILKDPNVKAILINIFGGIVRCDRVANGVVEAYKNIGDIQVPIIVRLQGTNAEEGAKIIDESGLKVYSAISLKEAAERVKQVLA
- the pdxA gene encoding 4-hydroxythreonine-4-phosphate dehydrogenase PdxA, giving the protein MQHKSPHERPVIGITMGDYNGIGIEVLLKALDNNRILKICTPVLYGSMKIVARYRKLLDLKDWFINTIPSIDQITHKKTNLVTTWDTKQVEIQPGSPTEDSGKFAFLALQKATEDLKNGFLDAVVTAPINKHNIQQEGFRFAGHTEYFTEQFGQQDSLMFLVSERIRVGVVTGHIPHQEVARQLSAERISRKLQLMLQSLRQDFGIARPKVAVLGLNPHAGEDGLLGTEEQQIIRPVIVDFKKQGHLVYGPFPADGFFASHDYRRYDAVLAMYHDQGLIPFKMMAFDDGVNFTAGLPVVRTSPDHGTAYDIAGKGIADEGSMLAAIFAAVDIVRSREQLSTTDTHSDE
- a CDS encoding 3-hydroxybutyryl-CoA dehydrogenase — translated: MKNITVIGSGTMGNGIAHVFAQYGYEVSLVDISAEALQKALQTIDKNLSRQVAKGSLSEADQAATLARITTYTNIEEAAPKADLIVEAATENIELKKKIFVQLDSLAPAHTILATNTSSISITQIAAVTKRPDKVIGMHFMNPVPVMKLVEVINGYATSAETTETILALSKNISKVPTAVNDYPGFVANRILLPMINEAIYALYEGVGGVSEIDTVMKLGMAHPMGPLQLADFIGLDVCLYILRVMHEGLGNPKYAPCPLLVNMVEAGHKGVKSGIGFYEYQAGNKELVVAPRFR